A genomic stretch from Phycisphaerae bacterium includes:
- a CDS encoding 3-deoxy-D-manno-octulosonic acid transferase, producing MPTWLINLLYAFAAIAYLPVLLYQMLIRKKNRRGWSERFGGVPYRTSEGPCIWIHAVSLGEVNATKSLVAEIEATLPEFEVVISATTDTGYAAARRLYPHKLIFRYPLDFSFVVRRVFSRIRPNAIILMELEVWPNLVRLAHERDIPIGIANGRITAEKSMKRYDLPFVRDVAREMFSCISWTAAQNEVYASRFEALGIPHDRIRITGSMKYDTAQVTDTIPGTEQLALAMGIDRAAPLIVAGSTGPGEEDLLLRAYTRLRLEIPRIQLAIIPRKPERFNDVSRALETRGHAVKRRSLYQDPGGPDPDVVVPTDIARTGGHLSREKSTIFLGDTMGELRKFYALADVVFVGRTLVPLGGSDMMEVAALAKPMCFGPHVDNFADVAERLLKARGAVQFIKDDDLVPTLRGLLMDRAAAEAMGRRAQDVVRENTGATRRTVEMLCRVLGQYAEPIHEDESVA from the coding sequence ATGCCAACCTGGCTCATAAATCTCCTCTACGCATTCGCGGCGATCGCCTATCTGCCGGTCCTGCTCTATCAAATGCTGATTCGGAAGAAAAACCGTCGCGGCTGGAGCGAGCGATTCGGAGGCGTCCCCTACAGGACGAGCGAAGGACCCTGCATCTGGATCCACGCGGTTTCGCTTGGGGAGGTGAACGCCACCAAGAGCCTCGTTGCGGAGATTGAAGCAACACTCCCAGAGTTTGAAGTGGTGATTTCCGCCACCACGGACACCGGCTATGCGGCGGCGAGGCGGCTTTATCCTCACAAGCTCATCTTCCGATACCCGCTCGATTTCTCTTTCGTGGTACGGCGCGTTTTCAGTCGCATTCGGCCAAATGCAATCATCCTGATGGAACTCGAGGTATGGCCGAATCTGGTTCGACTTGCCCACGAACGGGATATCCCCATCGGTATCGCCAACGGTCGCATCACGGCAGAGAAATCGATGAAGCGATATGATTTGCCGTTTGTTCGGGATGTCGCCCGGGAGATGTTCTCGTGCATTTCGTGGACGGCCGCGCAGAACGAGGTGTATGCATCGCGTTTCGAGGCGCTGGGAATTCCGCATGACCGAATACGCATCACCGGTTCGATGAAGTACGACACGGCGCAGGTGACCGATACCATTCCGGGCACCGAGCAACTCGCGCTGGCGATGGGGATCGATCGCGCGGCGCCTCTGATTGTCGCAGGTTCCACCGGACCGGGCGAAGAAGACCTGCTGCTCCGGGCATATACTCGCCTGCGTCTCGAAATTCCCAGGATACAACTCGCGATCATCCCGCGAAAACCGGAGCGGTTCAACGACGTGTCTCGCGCGCTCGAGACGCGCGGACACGCCGTCAAGCGGCGAAGCCTCTACCAGGACCCTGGCGGCCCAGATCCTGACGTCGTCGTACCCACAGACATTGCACGCACAGGCGGGCATCTGAGCCGCGAAAAGTCCACGATCTTCCTCGGGGATACGATGGGAGAACTCCGCAAGTTCTACGCTCTTGCGGATGTGGTGTTCGTCGGCCGCACTCTGGTGCCGCTGGGCGGCAGCGACATGATGGAAGTCGCGGCCCTGGCGAAGCCGATGTGCTTCGGACCGCATGTGGACAACTTCGCGGATGTTGCGGAGCGATTGCTCAAGGCGCGCGGCGCGGTTCAGTTCATCAAGGACGACGACCTCGTTCCAACGCTGCGCGGGCTGCTCATGGATCGAGCGGCAGCCGAGGCGATGGGCCGGCGGGCGCAGGATGTCGTTCGAGAGAACACCGGCGCAACGCGACGCACCGTCGAGATGCTGTGCCGTGTCCTTGGGCAATATGCGGAACCAATTCACGAGGATGAATCGGTCGCCTGA
- a CDS encoding AMP-binding protein — translation MSKEESRPSVNVAAWLPLRAAEQPDKPAIIWRSGRDRAGRAIYSQFTFRQMNQESDACAFGMKNAGIHRGTRTILMVRPSPEFFVLTFALYKIGAVPVLIDPGMGRHNMVECLRAVDAEAFIGIPLAQILRIMNRRAFSRVRVAITVGRRWFWRGPRLSDIRADGAEIMASPEAQTESARERSAAAESNAHQVRLSSPGARSFPMADTAPDDPAAIIFTTGSTGPPKGVLYRHGMFDAQVRILRERFDIRPDEIDLPTFPLFALFDPALGMSAVIPEMDFTRPALVDPIRIIEAVRDNGVTHMFGSPALLDRVGRYGEAHGVSLPTIRRVISAGAPVPPETIRRFMTMLRTGGDVVAPATSSVSGRETDDQAGLKIPGSHPQPDRAGDGETPATVGPTQIFTPYGATEALPVAVIGSDEILGETAASAARGLGTCVGRPVRQVEVRIIRITDDPIDAWSDDLVLPTGEVGEIAVKGPVVTREYITSESANRLAKIRENPPPLHHEQRVSDAPTQSHADPTAQARSVEPGNASDVWHRMGDLGRIDSQGRLWFYGRKSHRVTTVRGTLFTEPVEAIFNQHPKVRRSALVGIGDRGCQTPIVCIEIDHRALEAADHSNPNKLGEELFQLGSQYPFTRDIDTFLIHPEFPVDIRHNSKIFREKLAVWAADQIRRRR, via the coding sequence ATGAGCAAGGAAGAATCACGACCGTCTGTCAACGTCGCCGCGTGGCTTCCGCTGCGCGCCGCAGAACAACCTGATAAACCCGCGATCATCTGGCGAAGCGGTCGGGACCGTGCGGGCCGAGCGATTTACTCGCAATTCACTTTTCGCCAGATGAATCAGGAATCCGACGCGTGTGCGTTCGGAATGAAGAATGCAGGCATCCATCGAGGCACGCGCACCATTCTCATGGTACGCCCATCGCCGGAGTTCTTTGTCCTCACGTTTGCACTTTACAAGATCGGCGCGGTCCCCGTCCTGATCGATCCGGGCATGGGCCGACACAACATGGTTGAATGTCTGCGGGCAGTAGACGCCGAAGCGTTTATTGGCATTCCTCTTGCCCAGATTCTCCGCATCATGAACCGCCGCGCCTTCAGTCGAGTGCGCGTGGCCATAACCGTCGGTCGCCGCTGGTTCTGGCGCGGCCCGCGTCTGTCCGACATCCGGGCCGACGGCGCCGAGATCATGGCATCACCCGAAGCACAAACCGAGTCCGCTCGCGAACGATCCGCCGCCGCCGAATCGAACGCGCATCAGGTGCGACTCTCCAGCCCGGGCGCGCGATCCTTCCCGATGGCGGACACCGCCCCAGACGATCCCGCCGCCATCATCTTCACCACTGGGAGCACCGGTCCGCCCAAGGGGGTGCTCTATCGTCACGGCATGTTTGACGCCCAGGTGCGCATCCTTCGCGAGCGGTTCGACATCCGGCCTGATGAGATTGACCTGCCGACATTTCCACTTTTCGCCCTGTTCGATCCGGCGCTCGGCATGTCTGCTGTCATTCCTGAGATGGACTTCACCCGCCCGGCGCTTGTCGATCCGATTCGCATCATCGAAGCGGTCCGTGACAATGGCGTGACACACATGTTCGGCTCCCCCGCCCTGCTGGATCGAGTCGGCCGATATGGTGAGGCGCACGGTGTATCGCTCCCAACGATCCGGCGTGTCATTTCGGCCGGCGCGCCGGTCCCGCCCGAAACCATCCGCCGATTCATGACCATGCTTCGCACCGGAGGCGATGTGGTTGCCCCGGCGACGTCTTCGGTTTCCGGCAGGGAAACAGACGATCAAGCCGGCCTGAAAATCCCCGGCAGTCATCCGCAACCTGACCGGGCAGGCGATGGGGAAACTCCCGCGACCGTCGGACCCACCCAGATTTTCACGCCGTACGGCGCAACCGAAGCCCTTCCCGTTGCAGTCATTGGCAGCGACGAGATTCTCGGCGAAACGGCCGCAAGTGCCGCCCGAGGGCTTGGCACCTGCGTCGGCAGGCCCGTGCGGCAGGTCGAAGTGCGAATCATCCGCATTACCGACGATCCCATCGATGCGTGGTCAGACGATCTCGTGCTTCCTACCGGCGAAGTGGGCGAAATCGCTGTTAAGGGCCCCGTCGTCACGCGCGAATACATCACGAGCGAATCCGCCAACCGACTTGCCAAGATCCGCGAAAACCCGCCACCACTCCACCACGAACAGCGAGTAAGCGACGCCCCAACGCAATCGCACGCCGACCCCACTGCCCAAGCGCGGTCTGTCGAGCCGGGGAATGCGTCAGACGTATGGCACCGTATGGGAGACCTGGGCCGCATCGACTCACAAGGCCGCCTTTGGTTCTACGGACGAAAATCCCACCGTGTCACCACCGTGCGAGGCACCCTGTTTACCGAGCCGGTTGAGGCCATTTTCAACCAGCACCCGAAGGTCCGTCGCAGCGCTCTTGTCGGCATCGGCGATCGAGGCTGTCAGACGCCGATCGTCTGCATCGAAATTGACCATCGCGCACTCGAAGCCGCGGATCATTCCAACCCGAACAAGCTGGGTGAGGAACTGTTCCAGCTCGGCTCCCAATATCCGTTTACCCGCGACATCGACACATTTCTGATCCACCCCGAATTCCCGGTGGACATTCGCCACAACTCAAAAATCTTTCGCGAGAAACTGGCGGTATGGGCGGCCGATCAGATTCGGCGCAGACGATGA
- a CDS encoding dihydroorotase, whose protein sequence is MVKNSNLIIRSGRVVDPSRNLDQIADVTVVDGRIESINPVDGRASAPESSAPGRIEIDATGLIVCPGLIDIHVHLREPGNEDEETIGSGSAAAVAGGFTSIACMPNTQPAIDNEAMVEFVLRQAARSGLCNVFPIGAITKGRQGLELAEMGHMVRAGAVAFTDDGCGVANSNTMLRALQYAKMFDVPLIQHCEDADLASGGCMNAGLTATRLGLPGLSPLAEEVMLQRDLLLAESTGTAYHAAHISTAGAVRMIREARRRGIRVTAEVCPHHLLLTERDIGDYDTNFKMNPPLRTERDVEACREGVADGTIDCLVTDHAPHGADEKAFDFQTAPFGIVGLETALPLFIRALIETRLLDWPGLIERLSCLPSKLLKLGRGTLAPGAIADITIIDPAEEWVISPSEFLSRSRNTPFGGWQVRGRATQTIVAGRVSFDRHSGVASGEPSVGVR, encoded by the coding sequence ATGGTGAAGAATTCAAACCTCATCATTCGTAGCGGCCGTGTCGTCGATCCATCGCGGAATCTGGATCAGATCGCCGATGTGACAGTCGTTGACGGCAGGATTGAATCGATCAACCCGGTCGATGGCAGGGCTTCCGCGCCGGAATCGTCCGCTCCCGGGCGAATTGAGATCGATGCAACCGGTCTGATTGTGTGTCCCGGACTGATCGATATCCACGTCCATCTTCGCGAGCCGGGCAACGAGGATGAGGAGACAATCGGCTCCGGCAGTGCGGCGGCCGTCGCAGGCGGCTTCACTTCAATTGCCTGCATGCCAAACACACAGCCTGCGATAGACAATGAGGCGATGGTTGAATTCGTCCTCAGGCAGGCCGCGCGCAGCGGGCTTTGCAACGTGTTTCCGATCGGAGCAATCACGAAGGGCCGACAAGGCCTGGAACTGGCTGAAATGGGGCATATGGTTCGTGCTGGCGCCGTGGCATTCACCGACGACGGCTGCGGCGTGGCCAATTCGAACACGATGCTGCGCGCACTCCAGTATGCAAAGATGTTCGACGTGCCTTTGATTCAGCACTGCGAGGATGCCGATCTGGCATCCGGCGGGTGCATGAACGCGGGGCTGACCGCGACGCGACTCGGGCTGCCCGGTCTGTCTCCGCTTGCGGAGGAGGTGATGCTGCAGCGTGACCTGCTTCTGGCAGAAAGCACTGGCACGGCGTACCACGCAGCCCACATTTCCACGGCCGGCGCGGTCCGGATGATCCGCGAGGCGCGACGGCGCGGCATCCGCGTCACGGCCGAGGTGTGCCCGCATCACCTGCTTCTGACCGAGCGGGACATAGGAGACTACGACACGAATTTCAAAATGAATCCACCGCTTCGCACCGAGCGCGATGTCGAGGCGTGTCGCGAGGGTGTCGCTGATGGCACCATCGACTGCCTCGTGACCGATCACGCGCCACATGGGGCGGACGAAAAGGCCTTCGATTTTCAGACTGCGCCGTTCGGCATCGTTGGCCTGGAAACTGCGCTTCCGCTCTTCATTCGCGCCCTGATCGAAACCAGGCTGTTGGACTGGCCCGGATTGATCGAGCGGCTTTCCTGTTTGCCGTCGAAACTATTAAAGTTGGGACGCGGCACACTTGCGCCCGGAGCGATTGCAGACATCACGATAATCGATCCTGCGGAAGAATGGGTGATATCCCCCAGTGAGTTCCTTTCACGAAGTCGGAATACGCCGTTTGGCGGTTGGCAGGTTCGCGGCAGGGCGACGCAAACAATTGTCGCAGGTCGAGTTAGTTTCGATCGTCATTCTGGCGTGGCGAGCGGCGAGCCATCTGTTGGCGTTCGCTGA
- a CDS encoding APC family permease, which translates to MDRTKVTASTSAPSGDGKSLRQIIGAVSIVGVGVGGAIGSGIFRTPGELAQLVQSPWHILGLWAAAGVLTLMQSLVTAELATRMPEAGGEYQYLKAAYGRFAAFIFGWSFTIFIIGAGGATIAAALGDFAATLCGLNPANASPRFACAAIALVTGINCLGLRTGAITQNLLTGLKVASVIGIAAGAMIVAGRWIPAEAPAQTVSTASSSIDAVAHGTAVPMSFWGKSALLFQAMLLAFWPYTGATDPAKLAEETRDVRHAMPRALVTTVVILTIVYMLYNYALLCAMPPSTTAARPDVHSAIFHDVKGLPIETLILIASILICLGALSSVFLANTRVTFALARDGLTFQLLGRMSPHQAPTASLIACGAIACAFALSRGFSQILSIYFMGSTILFGLAYASLIVLRRRDAALNQPFPSDAFRLPGGIPIACVLILVEVAIAASLVHADVMTWSGPAGQRSYDTLYSLSFFGVLAIFFLAWRRRRA; encoded by the coding sequence ATGGACCGAACGAAAGTCACGGCCAGCACGTCGGCTCCATCCGGAGATGGGAAATCCCTTCGCCAGATCATCGGCGCGGTAAGCATCGTCGGTGTCGGAGTTGGCGGCGCGATCGGATCGGGCATCTTCCGAACGCCCGGCGAACTGGCCCAACTAGTGCAATCACCGTGGCATATACTCGGCCTCTGGGCGGCGGCGGGAGTCCTGACACTCATGCAAAGCCTCGTCACCGCCGAGTTGGCCACCCGAATGCCGGAGGCCGGCGGCGAATACCAGTATCTCAAGGCGGCCTACGGCCGATTCGCCGCGTTCATCTTCGGCTGGTCGTTTACGATATTCATTATCGGCGCCGGTGGTGCGACGATTGCCGCGGCACTGGGCGACTTCGCCGCGACTTTGTGTGGACTGAATCCCGCAAATGCGTCTCCGCGATTCGCCTGTGCGGCGATCGCGCTCGTGACCGGCATAAACTGCCTTGGTCTTCGGACAGGCGCGATCACGCAAAATCTGCTTACCGGGTTGAAAGTCGCAAGCGTGATCGGCATCGCGGCCGGGGCCATGATTGTCGCGGGCCGATGGATTCCGGCCGAGGCACCGGCTCAAACCGTGTCAACGGCATCGAGCTCGATCGATGCTGTGGCGCACGGCACCGCGGTGCCGATGTCCTTCTGGGGAAAATCCGCCCTGCTGTTCCAGGCGATGCTGCTTGCTTTCTGGCCTTATACCGGCGCGACCGATCCGGCAAAGCTGGCCGAGGAGACGCGCGATGTCCGTCACGCGATGCCGCGTGCCCTCGTCACCACGGTCGTCATATTGACGATTGTCTATATGCTATACAACTACGCCCTGCTCTGCGCTATGCCGCCCTCGACGACGGCCGCCCGGCCTGATGTTCATTCCGCCATTTTCCATGACGTGAAGGGCCTGCCGATCGAGACGCTGATTCTCATTGCGAGCATCCTGATCTGTCTTGGCGCCCTCTCAAGTGTTTTCCTGGCGAACACCCGGGTGACGTTCGCCTTGGCTCGCGACGGCCTGACCTTTCAATTGCTCGGCCGCATGTCGCCCCATCAAGCTCCGACGGCCTCACTGATTGCCTGCGGCGCGATCGCCTGTGCCTTCGCCCTGAGCCGCGGCTTCTCGCAGATCCTGAGCATTTACTTCATGGGGAGTACAATATTGTTCGGACTGGCCTATGCGAGCCTGATTGTGCTTCGGCGGCGCGACGCAGCCCTGAACCAACCCTTCCCGAGCGACGCATTTCGCCTGCCGGGCGGCATTCCGATTGCGTGTGTCCTGATTCTGGTCGAAGTAGCCATCGCTGCAAGCCTTGTCCATGCAGACGTCATGACGTGGAGCGGACCGGCCGGACAGCGCAGCTATGACACGCTATACTCGCTTTCGTTTTTTGGAGTCCTCGCCATCTTTTTCCTTGCATGGAGAAGACGCCGCGCGTAA
- the guaB gene encoding IMP dehydrogenase, whose amino-acid sequence MRNKIIGDAITFDDVLLVPARSNIVPKDVDVRTQLTRNIHLNIPLLSAPMDTVTESSLAIALAQEGGLGIIHKNLTIEAQCREVDKVKRSANGVILDPVTLRPSDTVERAAVLMRLHNISGVPIVEDDNRLVGILTRRDLKFLDHSDDHSAETQHVRDVMTHEKLVTAPPNTSLDEADRILQKHKVEKLLLVNDDYHLVGMITIKDIDKNRQFPKSCRDERGRLRVGAAVGVFEFERVEALIENGVDVIGVDSAHGHSDNVINTVREIKRRFSIDVIAGNIATAEAARDLIDAGADCVKVGIGPGSICTTRVVSGVGIPQVTAIMNVASTAHDAGIPLIADGGVRYSGDITKAIAAGASAVMLGSLFAGLDESPGQLVIWKGRRFKEYRGMGSLGAMGSGSADRYSQKDVTDRDKLVPEGVEGRVPYRGGLAELTYQLVGGLRAGMGYCGTPSIEALRQDARFVRVSGASMTESHPHNMMITEEAPNYAIENAIEV is encoded by the coding sequence ATGCGGAACAAAATCATCGGCGACGCAATCACATTCGACGACGTACTGCTCGTCCCCGCGCGCAGCAACATCGTCCCCAAAGATGTGGATGTGCGTACGCAGCTCACGCGGAACATACACCTCAATATTCCATTGCTGTCGGCGCCAATGGACACCGTGACCGAGTCCAGCCTGGCGATTGCTCTGGCGCAGGAGGGCGGGCTCGGCATCATTCACAAGAATCTGACAATCGAGGCCCAATGCCGCGAAGTGGATAAGGTCAAACGCAGTGCCAACGGCGTCATCCTCGATCCCGTGACGCTCAGGCCCTCCGACACGGTGGAGCGGGCGGCCGTTCTGATGCGGCTTCATAACATTTCCGGCGTGCCGATTGTTGAGGATGACAATCGCCTTGTCGGGATACTCACCCGGCGCGATCTGAAGTTTCTCGACCATTCCGACGATCATTCGGCGGAGACGCAGCACGTTCGCGATGTCATGACGCATGAGAAGCTCGTGACCGCGCCGCCGAACACCTCGCTCGATGAAGCCGACCGCATCCTTCAGAAGCACAAAGTTGAAAAGCTGCTGCTCGTCAACGACGACTATCACCTTGTCGGGATGATCACCATCAAAGACATCGACAAGAATCGGCAATTCCCCAAGAGCTGCCGTGACGAGCGGGGCAGGCTCCGCGTCGGCGCGGCGGTCGGAGTGTTTGAATTTGAGCGGGTCGAGGCGCTGATCGAGAACGGCGTGGACGTCATCGGTGTCGATTCAGCGCATGGCCACAGCGACAACGTCATCAACACGGTTCGCGAGATCAAACGCCGCTTCAGCATCGATGTCATTGCCGGCAACATTGCAACCGCCGAGGCCGCCCGAGACCTGATCGACGCCGGGGCCGACTGTGTCAAAGTCGGAATCGGTCCCGGCTCCATCTGCACGACGCGCGTGGTGTCCGGCGTCGGCATACCGCAAGTGACTGCGATCATGAACGTGGCATCGACCGCTCACGATGCAGGCATTCCCCTCATCGCCGATGGCGGTGTGCGCTACTCCGGGGATATTACGAAGGCCATCGCGGCCGGCGCTAGTGCCGTGATGCTCGGCTCGCTGTTTGCCGGGCTGGATGAATCTCCCGGTCAGTTGGTGATCTGGAAGGGTCGGCGATTCAAGGAATATCGCGGAATGGGCTCCCTGGGCGCGATGGGCAGCGGCAGTGCCGACCGATATAGTCAGAAAGACGTGACGGACCGCGACAAGCTGGTTCCCGAAGGTGTTGAAGGACGGGTGCCTTACCGGGGCGGATTGGCCGAGTTGACCTACCAGCTTGTTGGCGGCCTTCGAGCGGGCATGGGATACTGCGGCACGCCGTCGATCGAGGCATTGAGGCAGGACGCGCGATTCGTGCGTGTCAGCGGTGCGAGCATGACGGAGTCGCATCCGCATAATATGATGATCACTGAGGAAGCTCCGAACTATGCAATTGAGAATGCCATCGAAGTTTGA
- a CDS encoding CDGSH iron-sulfur domain-containing protein, which produces MEPIHGKAPLVIDETPGRKAYCQCGLSAKLPYCDGAHKRENTGLAPIVTEITDPARKAVCQCHRSGNLPWCDGTHSRC; this is translated from the coding sequence ATGGAACCGATTCACGGCAAAGCGCCGCTGGTCATTGACGAAACGCCCGGCAGGAAGGCGTACTGCCAATGCGGCCTGTCTGCCAAGTTGCCTTACTGCGATGGGGCCCACAAGCGGGAGAACACCGGCCTCGCGCCGATCGTGACCGAGATTACCGATCCGGCCCGAAAGGCCGTCTGTCAGTGCCATCGAAGCGGCAATCTGCCCTGGTGTGACGGCACCCACAGTCGTTGCTAG
- a CDS encoding alpha/beta fold hydrolase, with protein sequence MKNDLTGQARWRSLYPFESHYIDRAGLRYHYLDEYTGSGDRRNAPTVVMVHGNPTWSFYFREIVKALRPTHRCIVPDHIGCGLSDKPPQSIYDYRLARRIDDLEALLDHLLIEEDVTIFVHDWGGMIGMGAALRNPDRIARLIITNTAAFLPADGFELPWMLKLLHRDTPFAKWAAQGLNLFARGAAWTASARGLPTDVKRGLIAPYNTYDNRLATRLFVQDIPLTPDHPSYAAAKWIDENLQRLANRPTLILWGLQDYVFDARFLEEWMRRFPAAEVHAWEDVGHYLLEDVAERIRDVVTQFALK encoded by the coding sequence ATGAAAAACGATCTGACCGGCCAGGCTCGGTGGCGGAGCTTATACCCGTTCGAGAGCCATTACATTGACCGCGCGGGGCTGCGCTACCATTACCTGGATGAATACACCGGCTCCGGTGACCGACGAAACGCCCCAACCGTCGTCATGGTTCACGGCAACCCCACCTGGTCGTTTTATTTCCGAGAGATTGTGAAGGCACTGCGCCCCACGCACCGCTGTATCGTTCCCGACCATATAGGCTGCGGACTCTCCGACAAACCACCGCAAAGCATTTACGACTACCGCCTGGCTAGGCGGATCGACGATCTGGAAGCTCTGCTCGATCATCTCCTGATCGAGGAGGATGTGACCATTTTTGTCCACGACTGGGGCGGCATGATCGGCATGGGCGCCGCCCTGCGAAATCCCGATAGGATCGCCCGCCTCATCATCACAAACACCGCCGCATTTCTGCCGGCCGACGGATTTGAGCTTCCGTGGATGCTCAAACTTCTGCATCGCGACACGCCCTTCGCGAAATGGGCGGCTCAAGGTCTGAATCTTTTCGCCCGCGGTGCCGCCTGGACCGCGTCCGCCCGCGGTCTGCCGACCGACGTGAAGCGCGGGCTCATCGCACCCTACAACACTTACGACAACCGCCTCGCCACGCGCCTCTTCGTGCAAGACATCCCACTGACACCCGATCATCCGTCCTACGCGGCGGCCAAATGGATCGACGAAAACCTTCAGCGGCTGGCGAACCGGCCAACATTGATCTTGTGGGGGTTGCAGGACTATGTATTCGACGCGAGGTTTCTCGAAGAATGGATGCGGCGATTCCCGGCGGCGGAAGTCCATGCATGGGAAGATGTAGGGCACTACCTGCTGGAAGATGTGGCGGAACGAATCCGTGACGTGGTGACTCAATTCGCCCTGAAATGA
- a CDS encoding UbiD family decarboxylase gives MAYPDLRSFVEGLEKAGQLRRVRVEVDPELEITEIADRMSKSPSPEGGNAGPATDPTHGRLGGYGLLFERVRGSRIPVAINLFGSYARMRMALGCESFEALADKVQKLVKPEPPTTFLEKVKMLPELAKIASYPPKRVKRGICQEVVLTQDADLLALPILKCWPHDGGSDLEVIEDGKYGGAEAHSHDAAAGRSTANEVEIQSQRSGTTAPVGRYITLAGIYTTAPDGSEPNIGMYRIQVTGSKSAIYHCHMHHDGARHHRMWAAQGKDMPVAIVLGGESVLPYAATCPLPPSVGELLFAGFLNDGGIPLVSAKTVPIEVPANAEIVIEGFVSARETTREGPFGDHTGFYSLADRFPTIRVTAITHRESPIYPTTIVGLPPMEDYAMGKATERVFLPLLQMLIPDIVDYHLPRWGAFHNFAFIKIRKEYPYQARKVASSIWGAGQMMFTKFIVIVDEDIDVHDEQAVMFMVGANVDPRRDTFVVDGPLDILDHSAPYCGAGSKIGIDATRKIPGEGIIRDWPKLLRMNDATRRLVDARWREYGL, from the coding sequence TTGGCATACCCAGATCTACGTTCATTCGTTGAAGGGCTTGAGAAAGCCGGCCAGCTCCGGCGCGTCCGCGTCGAAGTTGACCCTGAGCTGGAGATTACCGAGATTGCTGACCGGATGTCGAAATCGCCTTCGCCGGAAGGCGGAAACGCCGGCCCAGCCACTGACCCAACGCACGGTCGACTCGGCGGCTACGGGCTGTTGTTTGAGCGCGTTCGAGGCAGCCGGATTCCAGTCGCCATCAATCTTTTCGGTAGCTACGCCCGGATGCGAATGGCGCTCGGGTGCGAAAGCTTCGAGGCACTGGCCGACAAGGTTCAGAAGCTCGTCAAGCCTGAGCCGCCAACGACCTTTCTTGAGAAGGTAAAAATGCTGCCGGAACTGGCCAAGATTGCCAGCTATCCGCCAAAACGGGTCAAGCGCGGCATCTGCCAGGAGGTCGTTCTCACCCAGGATGCCGACCTTCTGGCACTCCCAATCCTCAAATGCTGGCCGCACGATGGCGGATCTGATCTTGAGGTAATCGAAGATGGGAAGTACGGCGGCGCGGAAGCGCATTCTCACGACGCCGCTGCCGGCCGATCCACGGCCAACGAAGTGGAGATTCAATCTCAGCGATCCGGAACGACTGCCCCCGTGGGACGCTACATAACGCTGGCCGGTATTTATACGACCGCGCCGGATGGATCCGAACCCAACATCGGGATGTACCGAATTCAGGTCACTGGATCGAAAAGCGCGATCTACCATTGTCACATGCACCATGATGGCGCGCGGCATCATCGAATGTGGGCCGCGCAGGGAAAGGACATGCCCGTCGCCATCGTTCTCGGCGGCGAGAGCGTCCTGCCCTACGCGGCGACATGTCCGTTGCCCCCCAGCGTTGGCGAATTACTGTTCGCCGGTTTTCTCAATGACGGCGGCATCCCGCTTGTTTCCGCGAAGACCGTCCCGATTGAAGTTCCGGCCAATGCCGAAATCGTGATAGAAGGTTTCGTCAGTGCCCGGGAGACGACGCGCGAGGGCCCCTTTGGCGATCATACCGGCTTCTACAGCCTCGCCGACCGGTTCCCGACGATTCGCGTGACCGCGATCACCCATCGGGAGTCTCCGATCTACCCGACCACGATTGTCGGTCTGCCGCCGATGGAAGACTATGCGATGGGGAAAGCGACCGAGCGCGTCTTCCTGCCGCTACTGCAGATGCTAATACCTGACATCGTGGATTATCACCTGCCCCGATGGGGCGCGTTTCACAACTTCGCCTTCATCAAGATCCGCAAGGAGTATCCGTATCAGGCCCGAAAGGTTGCGAGCAGCATATGGGGCGCGGGGCAGATGATGTTCACAAAGTTCATTGTCATTGTGGATGAGGATATCGACGTTCACGACGAGCAGGCCGTCATGTTCATGGTGGGCGCAAATGTTGATCCGCGTCGGGACACCTTCGTCGTCGATGGGCCGCTCGATATCCTCGACCACTCGGCCCCCTACTGTGGTGCGGGAAGCAAGATCGGAATCGATGCGACTCGCAAGATTCCCGGCGAAGGAATCATCCGAGACTGGCCAAAGCTGCTGCGAATGAATGACGCCACGCGGCGGCTGGTGGACGCCCGCTGGCGAGAATATGGGCTATAG